A window of the Cicer arietinum cultivar CDC Frontier isolate Library 1 chromosome 6, Cicar.CDCFrontier_v2.0, whole genome shotgun sequence genome harbors these coding sequences:
- the LOC101495900 gene encoding uncharacterized protein isoform X1 has product MNRNMNNFTPLPGLWRTGSRSYDAPQTSNNTEFNEVPVFYRSHSTRATDERNLGAQGPLRLWEVRTPTVHHRTPNFPSQPNRRQQQTYAHNEDIGRGFNNTRLREIFQHTPSRSSQQTNTQVPHLVENSKSTILSKLRKVIYDPTPKRLARRLSLYYRGNAANDLKDRVEEKNEDGMRCAICLENFEATEEVMITPCNHMFHEDCLVTWLTSKGQCPVCRFVIFEGVKRDSSSLNRNDIANLEPNNLISGELLSILRAMEEAFHLGSVNY; this is encoded by the exons ATGAACCGCAACATGAACAACTTCACGCCTTTGCCAGGGCTTTGGAGAACAGGTTCTAGATCCTATGATGCTCCTCAAACTTCCAATAATACGGAATTCAATGAAGTGCCTGTGTTTTACAGATCTCACTCTACTAGAGCCACT GATGAGAGGAATTTAGGGGCACAAGGTCCACTGCGATTGTGGGAAGTCAGAACTCCTACAGTACATCACCGTACACCAAA TTTTCCATCACAGCCAAATAGAAGGCAACAACAAACTTATGCTCACAATGAGGACATAGGAAGGGGTTTCAACAACACCAGACTCCGAGAGATTTTCCAGCATACACCTTCAAGATCATCacaacaaacaaacacacaagTTCCCCATTTGGTAGAAAATTCCAAATCTACTATTTTGAGCAAACTTAGGAAAGTCATATATGACCCTACGCCGAAGCGGTTAGCTCGAAGGTTGAGCTTGTATTATAGAGGCAATGCTGCAAATGATTTGAAAGATAGGGTGGAAGAAAAGAATGAAGATGGTATGAGATGTGCTATTTGCTTGGAAAATTTTGAGGCCACAGAAGAGGTGATGATTACTCCATGTAATCACATGTTTCATGAGGATTGTCTGGTAACTTGGTTGACAAGTAAAGGGCAGTGTCCTGTTTGTAGGTTTGTGATTTTTGAGGGAGTGAAGAGAGATTCTTCATCTTTGAATAGGAATGACATTGCCAATTTGGAACCCAATAACTTGATTTCTGGAGAGCTTTTGTCAATTTTGAGGGCCATGGAAGAAGCTTTTCATTTAGGCAGTGTGAATTACTGA
- the LOC101503311 gene encoding LOW QUALITY PROTEIN: FBD-associated F-box protein At4g13985-like (The sequence of the model RefSeq protein was modified relative to this genomic sequence to represent the inferred CDS: deleted 1 base in 1 codon), whose protein sequence is MYIINYRVTVLTDVVEHNVCDMNDMISELPEDVLLYILSLLPTKDAVRTSILATKWRNLWTCLSAFDFEILDCKSYDPESANCLLDLVQRLLHKSSRIERLCVQIFRTTNIDANKISYLMYSASKHEIQYLRLSLGDRSDKLVLLHSFFGFESLNELYLGLEYTLYISNGNFFPSLKTLVVSDENSVQRLFSGCPVLLELTLYNCYWENIKKISVAISTLKKLIICFNIFCVDYDHDMTVMIDAVNLLSLRCTCNPTIEFIPVNLTSIVDACIDLGYDYLDNELYAAHCAIKLLSGISNVKSLKLSNDTLQCESGNK, encoded by the exons atgtatataattaattatagggtaaccgttttaacggacgttgtaga ACATAATGTGTGTGACATGAACGATATGATTAGCGAATTACCTGAGGACGTTCTTCTTTATATTCTTTCTTTGCTACCTACCAAAGATGCTGTAAGAACTTCCATATTAGCAACTAAGTGGAGGAACTTGTGGACTTGCTTATCTGcctttgattttgaaattcttGATTGTAAATCATATGATCCGGAGTCAGCAAATTGCCTCTTAGATCTAGTTCAAAGACTACTTCATAAATCTAGTCGGATAGAAAGGCTCTGCGTTCAAATATTTAGGACTACTAACATTGATGCAAacaaaattagttatttaatgTATTCTGCTTCGAAGCATGAAATCCAATATCTTAGACTTTCACTAGGTGATCGAAGTGATAAGCTTGTGTTACTTCATAGTTTTTTTGGTTTTGAGTCATTGAATGAACTGTATTTAGGACTCGAGTACACTTTATATATTTCTAATGGTAATTTTTTCCCTAGCCTGAAGACATTAGTAGTTTCAGATGAGAATTCAGTTCAACGACTTTTCTCTGGGTGCCCTGTCTTACTA GAGTTGACCTTGTATAATTGTTATTGGGAGAACATAAAGAAGATTAGTGTTGCAATTTCCACATTAAAGAAGTTGATAAtctgtttcaatattttttgtgtaGATTATGATCATGATATGACAGTCATGATTGATGCTGTGAATCTCTTATCTTTAAGATGCACATGCAATCCAACTATAGAGTTTATCCCTGTTAACCTAACCTCCATAGTTGATGCGTGTATTGATCTTGGGTATGACTATCTAGACAATGAACTATATGCTGCTCATTGTGCAATTAAGCTATTGAGCGGAATTAGTAATGTCAAGTCTCTCAAACTATCAAATGATACTCTTCAGTGTGAATcaggaaataaataa
- the LOC101495900 gene encoding uncharacterized protein isoform X2 — translation MMLLKLPIIRNSMKCLCFTDLTLLEPLFPSQPNRRQQQTYAHNEDIGRGFNNTRLREIFQHTPSRSSQQTNTQVPHLVENSKSTILSKLRKVIYDPTPKRLARRLSLYYRGNAANDLKDRVEEKNEDGMRCAICLENFEATEEVMITPCNHMFHEDCLVTWLTSKGQCPVCRFVIFEGVKRDSSSLNRNDIANLEPNNLISGELLSILRAMEEAFHLGSVNY, via the exons ATGATGCTCCTCAAACTTCCAATAATACGGAATTCAATGAAGTGCCTGTGTTTTACAGATCTCACTCTACTAGAGCCACT TTTTCCATCACAGCCAAATAGAAGGCAACAACAAACTTATGCTCACAATGAGGACATAGGAAGGGGTTTCAACAACACCAGACTCCGAGAGATTTTCCAGCATACACCTTCAAGATCATCacaacaaacaaacacacaagTTCCCCATTTGGTAGAAAATTCCAAATCTACTATTTTGAGCAAACTTAGGAAAGTCATATATGACCCTACGCCGAAGCGGTTAGCTCGAAGGTTGAGCTTGTATTATAGAGGCAATGCTGCAAATGATTTGAAAGATAGGGTGGAAGAAAAGAATGAAGATGGTATGAGATGTGCTATTTGCTTGGAAAATTTTGAGGCCACAGAAGAGGTGATGATTACTCCATGTAATCACATGTTTCATGAGGATTGTCTGGTAACTTGGTTGACAAGTAAAGGGCAGTGTCCTGTTTGTAGGTTTGTGATTTTTGAGGGAGTGAAGAGAGATTCTTCATCTTTGAATAGGAATGACATTGCCAATTTGGAACCCAATAACTTGATTTCTGGAGAGCTTTTGTCAATTTTGAGGGCCATGGAAGAAGCTTTTCATTTAGGCAGTGTGAATTACTGA